CTTGCCTTCCTTGATATCTCTCAAGTAACACCTGGACATACCTTAGTAGTACCAAAAGAACATTATCACAATCTTTTGGAGATGGATGCCGCAAGTGCCAGCCAACTCTTTGCCCAGGTGCCAACAGTGGCTCAAAAAGTCATGAAGGCTACCAAGGCTGCCGGCATGAATATCATCGCCAACTGTGAGGAAGTTGCTGGTCAAACAGTCTTTCATACTCACGTGCATCTCGTACCTCGCTACGGTGCAGACGATGACCTCAAGATTGACTTTATCGCCCACGAACCTGACTTTGACAAACTTGTCCAAGTCGCTGAAACCATTAAAAACGCTTAAGGAGATGCCATGAAACTATCAAATCTACTGCTATTCGCAGGAGCTGCAGCTGGAAGTTATTTTGTCGTGAAAAATCGCCAAGCCATTCAGGATGAAGTGCTAGATACAACTGACCGCGTCGAAGCTATCAAGGATGATTTGGATATCATCCAAAACAGCCTACAAATCATCGACCAACAAAAAGCACTTATCAAAGAATACCAAAAAGATTTAACCTACAAATTTAAAGTCTTGGAAAAAGATTTCCAAACCAGAATGGCGGTTCTCCAAGAAGAAAACCAAGAATAAGAAAGCCTCCAACTTTCCTTAAATCCATTTTGGGTTGCTAGATTCGAACAGAAAAGGGAGGGAATGAAAATGAAACAGTCTTTAAAAGTTCTAGCGAAGGTCATCGCGATCCCTTGTGGTTGCCTCTGCCTGCTTGCAGCCTTGGCATTTCTACTACTGATGAATCTTTTCAAGGCTTCACCGAGTGACATCCGAAATGGGAATGAAACCTTAAAACAAATCTTTATCTCCCTTGACCTCCCTCCTGAGAAAGTCGAATCAGATGGACACTATCAATACGAGGGAGGGGGCTTAAATTTTTATGTTACTTTCTCAGATGAGGTTGTCAATAGCCACCCCGTTCTAAAGGAAAGTCCAAAACTCACCAAAAACCGACTTAAAGTCTATGTCCTCCAGACAGGAGACATCTCCTACTATAAAGTAGGAGACAACTTATTCAATCGTGGTTTAATACAATTTTTAGGGGAGGAGGGCGAGAAGTATTTCCAAGAAAAAGGAAAGAAATCAAATTCTTCTTACACAATTCTAGCTTGGAAGGATCAGAAAAGTCTAAAAAAGGGAATCGCATTCTATGAAAAAGCTTTGACCTTAGTAGATATTCAGGATAATTCGGCGATCAAACACATTGATACCATCACCGTTAAGCATGACAAAGAAGCGGAAATCAAGCAACTCATCCAGGAGATGGATGAGGCTGGCTTGCTCACTCAAAAGCATAGATAGTAGACTAACTGGAGAATGATTTCTCGATACTAAATTTTTAATGATAACAAAAAAAGAGCCCGATGGCTCTTTTTACTTTATTCTCCTTCAAAGGCATCTTTTATATGGTCAAAGAAGCCTTTTTTCTTTGGATTGACTTTCAAGTCACCTGCAGCTGCGAATTCTTTAAGCGCAGCTTTTTGGCGGTCGTTCAAACCTGTCGGAGTCACGACATTGACAGTAACGTATTGGTCACCAACGGCACCGCCACGAAGGCTCGGTGCTCCCTTGCCACGTAGACGGAATTTCTTGCCAGTCTGAGTTCCTTCTGGGATAACCAATTCAACATCTCCATGAACAGTTGGAATTTCCACAGTATCTCCAAGAGTTGCTTGGACAATATTGAGATTTAACTTGTAGAAAATAGTTGTTCCTTCACGTTCAAATTTATCACTGGCTTCAACAGAAACCACCACGTACAAGTCCCCGTAAGGTCCACCGTTAAAGCCTGCTTCACCTTGACCAGCGAGGCGGATTTGTTGGCCTGTTTCCACACCAGCAGGGATTTTTACATGTACGCTATGAGCTTGTTTTTCATGCCCTGTTCCGTGACAAGTTGTACATGGATCTTTGATTTCTTTTCCGCGACCATGACAGACATCACAGGTTACTTGGCGACGCATCATACCAAGAGGAGTCTGCGTATCGACGTTAATGACACCAGCACCATGACAGCGTCCACAAGTGACTGGACTTGTCCCTGGCTTAGCACCAGAGCCATTACATGTACGACAGCTGGCTTCACGATTGTATTTAACTTCTTTTTCCGTTCCGAAGATAGCTTCTTCAAAGGTTAAGTTCACACGATACTGGAGGTCATCCCCTTGACGAGGAGAGTTTGGATTGCGTGAAGCTCCTCCTCCTCCGAAAAAACTTGAGAAGATATCTTCAAAACCACCGAAGCCACCTGCTCCGTCAAAGCCACCAAAACCACCAGCACCACCAAAGCCACCGTTGGCACCCGCAGCACCATACTGGTCGTAGGCTGCACGTTTTTGGTCGTCACTCAAAGTCTCATAGGCTTCTTGAACTTCCTTGTATTTTTCCTCAGCGCCAGGCTCCTTGTTGATATCTGGGTGATATTTTTTCGAAAGCTTACGATAAGCCTTTTTGATCTCGTCTGCCGAAGCGTTTTTCGACACCCCCAGACGATCATAAAATTCAGTATTGTTCATACAAGATACTAAGAGCGAACAGAAAGCGACTGAAATTTAGGAAACCGACAAGAAACCCTGATTTCTTAGGAGGTTTATCTAATTTCCAAGCTTTCCGCTTGAGTTCAATTACGAACACCCTTATTCCTTTCTGTTAATATTGCGGAACGAAACCTCGATTTAGGTCAGTTTCAGTTCCTTTCTAACTTAGTTTAAAGAAGAACCAAAAATTTACGTTCCAACTCTTTTCTTACCGAAAAACAGAGGCTGGGTTGCAACCTCTGGATTTCTTCCTATACTTATGACATCAGACCAAGGCTAAGACAAAGACCTATCCGCCTCATCTAATTTTCAAAACAACTTTTGACGCAGTAGCTGATTGGATTTTGGGTTCGTCTTTCAGACTCCCAAAAATCCTAATCATCCTCGCGGGGGTTCGACTACGAACTAAAAACTTTCAATTTTTAGTTCTGTCTCACCGCCTATTTCTCCGTAAACTCTCCGTCTACGACGTCATCTCCTGCGTTTCCTGTTGCTTGTGCGCCTTCTGCTCCTGCTTGAGCTTGTTGGGCTGCAGCGGCTTGTTCGTAGAGTTTAACAGCAAGTCCTTGAGCTTTTTCGTTCAATGCTTCAAGTTTCGCTTTCATTTCGTCCAAGTTATTGTCTTCTTGAGCTTTTTTAAGGTCATCAAGGGCAGCTTGGGCAGCATCACGTTCTGCGTCGAAGCCTTTGCCTTCAGTTTCCTTGATTGTCTTTTCAGTCGCAAAGATAGCTTGGTCTACTTCGTTACGAAGGTCTACTTCTTCTTTACGTTTCTTATCTGCTTCAGCGTTAGCTTCAGCATCTTTCATCATGCGGTCGATTTCTTCGTCTGTCAAACCTGAGTTAGATTGGATCACAATAGTTTGTTCTTTTTGAGTTCCAAGATCTTTAGCCTTAACAGACACGATACCGTTCTTGTCGATATCAAATGTTACTTCGATTTGAGGAATTCCACGAGGTGCAGCTGGGATATCAGTCAATTGGAAGCGTCCAAGAGTCTTGTTATCAGCTGCCATTGGGCGTTCACCTTGAAGAACGTGGATATCAACGGCTGGTTGGTTGTCTGCTGCAGTTGAGAAGACTTGTGATTTAGATGTTGGGATAGTAGTGTTGCGATCGATAAGTTTTGTGAAGACGCCACCCATTGTTTCGATACCAAGTGACAATGGTGTCACATCAAGAAGGACAACGTCTTTAACATCACCAGTGATCACACCACCTTGGATGGCAGCACCCATAGCAACCACTTCATCAGGGTTTACTGATTTGTTTGGTTCTTTACCAGTTTCAGCTTTCACAGCTTCTACAACGGCTGGGATACGAGTTGAACCACCAACAAGGATAACTTCGTCGATTTCTGACAAGCTCAAACCTGCATCTGAAAGGGCTTGACGAACTGGAACTTTTGTACGTTCTACAAGGTCACGAGTCAAATCATCAAATTTCGCACGAGTCAAAGTCATTTCCAAGTGAAGAGGTCCAGCCTCACCTGCAGTGATGAATGGCAAGCTGATTTGTGTTGAAGTTACACCAGAAAGGTCTTTCTTAGCTTTTTCAGCCGCATCTTTCAAACGTTGCATTGCCATCTTGTCAGTAGACAAGTCAATACCGTTTTCTTTCTTGAATTCTGCTACTAAGTGATCGATAATTTTTTGGTCAAAGTCGTCACCACCGAGTTTGTTGTCCCCTGCAGTTGACAATACATCGAAGACACCGTCACCCAATTCAAGGATAGATACGTCAAATGTACCACCACCAAGGTCGAATACCAAGATTTTTTCTTCTTTGTCAGTCTTGTCCAAACCGTAAGCAAGAGCTGCTGCAGTTGGTTCGTTGACGATACGTTCTACTTCAAGACCAGCGATTTTACCAGCGTCTTTAGTTGCTTGACGTTGAGCATCGTTGAAGTAAGCTGGAACTGTGATAACTGCTTTGGTTACTTTTTCACCAAGGTACTCTTCAGCGTAACCTTTCAAGTATTGAAGAATCATAGCTGAGATTTCTTGTGGAGTGTATTCTTTTCCATTTGCAGAAACTTTTTCAGAAGTTCCCATCTTAGATTTGATAGAGATAACAGTATCTGGGTTTGTTACTGCTTGACGTTTTGCAGCATCACCAACGATGATTTCTCCGTTTTTGAATGATACTACAGATGGAGTTGTACGGTTACCTTCTGGGTTTGCGATGATTTTGCTTTCAGTTCCTTCAAGAACTGCAACTGCTGAGTTTGTTGTACCTAAGTCAATACCAATAATTTTAGACATGTGTTTTTCTCCTTAAAGTTTAATTCGAATTTTGATTTTTTTGATATTTCCCTTAAGTGGTGGGGACGTGAGCAACTCCCTACGGGATTTCATCACTTATTTTTGAGCCAATTGTCTCAAAAATCCCCTGTTTCAGTAGCACACGCTACTGAAACTTTCACCACGGCGGGCAACATCTTCCTTGCAAGCCTCCAGCTTGCTTTTTATCTTTCTTCATAGTTTATTGTCATTTCGGACAAAATTTTTAAGCTCTGTTGCCTAGTTATATACTACTACCATGGCTGGGCGTAGGATGCGGTCATGGAGTTTGTAGCCTTTTTGAAAGACTTGGGCGATGGTATCTGCTGGATGTTCATCATCTGCTGGGAGAGTTTGGATGGCCATATGATAGTTATGGTCAAATTCGCCGTCAGCTGCGATTTCTTCGATTCCTTCTTCTTTCAAAGCGTAAACCAAGCTTTCTTGCACCATCTCCAATCCTTTTTTAACATCGTCTGTCAAACCTTCAACGGCTAGTGCACGTTCTAAGTTGTCGAGCGATGGTAAGATTGCTTTTGCCAGGTCTTGGCTACGATAACGTTGCAAGTTTTGACGTTCTTCATTGGCACGGCGTTGAATATTTTGCATTTCTGCATGAGCGCGAAGGTATTTATTTTCAAACTCATCTGCACGTTCATTTGCCAAGTCCAACTCTGACTTTTCAGGAGTTGTTTCTTCAGTTGTTTCCACAACTTCCTCTTCTTTCATTTCTTCATTTTTTATATCTTGGGCCATTTTCGCCTCCTTTAATGATTTCAATCTTAATGTACTTCGTAATGATTACTGCTGAGGTAGCGGTAAAAATCTGTCAACTTCATGGTCAAAACACGATTGACAACATTGACTTGATTGACCAATTGCTGGTAGTCCAGATTGACCGGACCGATAATCGCTAGAATTCCAAAACCACGATAAGGGATGAGGAATTTACTGCTAATCACTGCTAGGTCAGCTAGACAAGACTCTTGACTGTCCGCAACACGGACATTTTGCATCTGATCTTCATGCAGACTTTCACGAATCTCTAGGGCCACCTTTTGCGGTTGGTCAAAGAACTGATAGGCTGCTAGATTGGCAAAATTTAAGAGATTGACTTTTCCCGCTACCACAATATTTTCGTTGAACATTTCCCTAAAGATATGTTCAAAGAGATCCATGACATTGTCCGTTGTCGTAAAGTAACGCTGGATAATCTGTGGAATCTCCGTCCGAATCTTGTAGTGAATATCTAGAACGGTATGACCGAGGAAACGTTCCTGAATGATGCTCTTCAGTTTCAGCAAATCTTCCTGCAAGAAGTTCCTTGGAATCAGAAATTGACTGGTAACCGTTCGGGACTCGTCTAGGGTAAATACTGCCAAGGCTGTATGTTGTCCCAAAACAACGATATCAAAGGCTGTCAACCGTTGCCTGCTCGGCTCAACATCCAGAGCCACTACCGTACAGCCACTCAGTTCTGTCAGTAGATTAGCAGCCTCTTGCAGAATATCCTCCAGTTTGAAGAACTCCTGATCAAAGGCTTTGACAATCTCGTATACCTCATTTTCAGCCAGTCTGTCAAAAGCAAGCGAGTGTTTCACATAGTACTGAAATCCCGCGACACTTGGCATCCGACCGCTTGAGGTATGAGCCTTCTCAAGCAAACCCTGCTTCTCTAGAGCTGCCATGTCATTACGAATGGTAGCACTACTAGAATTGATAGACTCTTGTAGCGCCTTGGATCCGACAGGTTCGTGCGTTTTGGTAAAGATGTCAATAATCAGATTTAAAATATCCTGCTGACGCTCTGTAACCATCTCATCACTCCTCTCTGTCCGATCAATTAGCACTCTATGCATCCAAGTGCTAACTCATGATTCTATTATACACCCTTAGAAGAGAATGTCAAGACAAAAACTCAAAAAATTAGCACTCTTTTGCCAAGAGTGCTAAAAATCAGTCTGAAGACCTAGAATCTCACTTCTCATCTACTTGGTATTTCCTTTTAAGTCTGAAAAAACCATAGATTAGATAAGAAATCAAGCAAGCGTATAAAACGAAAATAATAAAGAAAGACTGAGACAAATTTTCTCGATACAAACTCATGAAAACAACAAGACCACCTGAAAAAGTGGCTATACAGGAACGAAGTCTAGACCGCATAACTTCCCATCTGAGACCCTTACTCATATAGACTTGATCCTCTGAAAGTATATCAGAAGTTGGTTTACGAAGAATTAAACAAAAATCTGTTTCTATCAATTCCCAACCTCTATTTCTAAAATCTTGTAGTTCATGCTTATACTTTTTAAAAAATCTAGAGTCATAGATATGATAGATGACATCATCTGGTTGGCATTGTTCAAAATAGAAAAAGCCAAAACGATTAGTTCTATATCTCCAACCTTTCAAGTGCATCTCATGTAAATATTCTTCTTCCTTGTCCAAATCAACTATTGTAAAAATCCGAAATTGTACTTCACTATTCATTGTCTTACCTCCAGATTAGAAAACAGGTATTGCTTCATTTATCAGATAATTCTTTCCATTTTTGAAACAATTTCCAAAAAATATAAGAAATCTGAACCACAAGAGCCAACAATAAAACACAATCTATGATAGTAAGCAAAAACACTAGCCCACTAAAAACGTCTCTTTCACTGAGCAACTTTAAGAACAACGGAATCAACATTGACAAGAAAAACAAAACAGGAAGCAACCGCAGTCTTAAAATCCGATGAACCATATCTAACTTCCCAGTAGCATCATTATAAATTTCAAACTCTGCATCCGATTCAATTTCAGAATGTGCTTTTCTAAAATAAGAAAAACCATTAAAGTCTGTAATATGCTCCCAGCCACAGTCTTTAAACAGTTGCAAATAAGAGGTTTTCTCTGATGTTTTCATTGGATAAAAATCCAACTGATAAGATACTTGTTCCGGCTGACACTTTTCAAAGGTATACTTAACCACAAACAATAAGATAGAATAGCTTACTTTCCTAAGCTTCCAGCCCTTGGCATGCATTTCTCTAAAGTATAGAGCCTCCCTCTCATAATCCGCAATTGTAAAAATTCGATAAACATTTTTCTTTTCCATCATCCTTCCTCCCGACTATTTCTATAGAGCCGTTCAATACGTTTCAATTCAATATCTAAGACTTTTCGTCCCAAGTCTGTTATCTGATAGATTTTACGTTTTTCCTCTTCCCGGATAAAGGAAATCAAGCCATCATTTTCCATCTTTGACAAGGTTCCATACATAGTCCCTGGACTAATCAAAACTTGCGAATCTGTCATCTCCTTGACCTTTTGTGTGATACCATATCCATGGTTCTCCTTCTGTAGACAAAACAAGATATAAAACCCCGTTTCAGTCATGGGAAGGTAAACACGCCTGATCTTATCTGTTAATTCCATTTAACCACACCTCCTATTTAATTCGATATATCGCACCTCGATATATAAACTATATCACATCTCGATATAAAATGCAAGAAAAAGAGAGAACGATTTCTCGTTCTCTCTTCTTAGGCTCAGGAATTAAGAAGTCATTTTGTTATTTCCTAAGAGTGGCTTAATCTTTCTTGCGAAGAACAAAAGCTGCTAGGCTTGCAAAGGCAAGACCGATGATTGAAAGAAGACCAGATACTGCTGAACCTGTGTTTGGTAACAAGTTCTGCTTTTGACTACTTCCTTCTTCTGGTTGACTATTATTTCCAGAATCTTTAATTGGGGCCGGAGTGAATTCCCAGGTGCCTACGAAGTGTGCGTCTGCTCCATTGATGATTTCAGATGTCTTGTCATAAGACTTGAAGCTCCATGTGCCTTCTGCTGTCTTCACTTCTGTTTGACTTGGTTGAGTTGGAGTTACTTGGCTGCCGTCCTTCAAGTCTGTTTGGTCTGCTGGAAGCAAGGTTTTCACTTCTTGTGGAAGTTCTTTGCCTGGAGTTCCGCTGACAAACTCGTGAACTGCTTTATGAGTCACTGTTGGAACCGGGCTTGCTGTAAATTCCCATGTACCTATAAACTTAACATCTGATCCATTAATTGTTTCCGATGTTTTATCGTAGGACTTGAAGCTCCAGGTACCTTCTGTTGTCTTCACTTCTGTTTGACTTGGTTGCGTTGGCGTTGCTTGACTACCGTCTTTCAAGTCTGTTTGGTCTGCCGGAAGCAAGGTTTTCACTTCTTGTGGAAGTTCTTTACCAGGGGTTCCACTGATAAACTCATGAACCGCTTTATGAGTCACTGTTGGCGCTGGGGTAAATTCCCAAGTTCCTGTAAATTTAACGTCTGCTCCATTGATGGTTTCTGATGCCTTGTCATAGGACTTGAAGCTCCATGTGCCTTCTGACGTCTTCACTTCTGTTTGACTTGGTTGAGTTGGAGTTACTTGGCTGCCGTCCTTCAAGTCTGTTTGGTCTGCTGGAAGCAAGGTTTTCACTTCTTGTGGAAGTTCTTTGCCTGAAGTTCCGCTGACAAACTCGTGAACTGCTTTATGAGTCACTGTTGGAACCGGGCTTGCTGTAAATTCCCATGTGCCTACAAACTTAACATCTGATCCATTAATTGTTTCCGATGTCTTGTCGTAGGACTTAAAGCTCCATGTGCCTTCTGTTGTCTTCACTTCCGTTTGACTTGGTTGAGTTGGAGTTACTTGGCTGCCGTCCTTCAAGTCTGTTTGATCTGCTGGAAGCAAGGTTTTCACTTCTTGTGGAAGTTCTTTGCCTGGAGTTCCGCTGACAAACTCGTGAACTGCTTTATGAGTCACTGTTGGAACCGGGCTTGCTGTAAATTCCCATGTGCCTACAAACTTAACATCTGATCCATTGATGGTTTCTGATGCCTTGTCATAGGACTTGAAGCTCCATGTACCTTCTGCGGTCTTCACTTCTGTTTGACTTGGTTGAGTCGGAGTCGCTTGACTACCGTCTTTCAAGTCTGTTTGGTCTGCTGGAAGCAAGGTTTTCACTTCTTGTGGAAGTTCTTTTCCTGGCGTTCCGCTGACAAACTCATGTGTTGCCTTGTAAGTTGGTGCTGGGGTGAATTCCCAAGTACCGACAAAGTGAGCATCCGCTCCATTGATGGTTTCTGATGCCTTGTCATAGGACTTGAAGCTCCATGTACCTTCTGCGGTCTTCACTTCTGTTTGGCTTGGTTGCGTTGGAGTTGCTTGACTACCATCTTTCAAGTCTGTTTGGTCTGCTGGAAGCAAGGTTTTCACTTCTTTTGGAAGTTCTTTTCCTGGCGTTCCGCTGACAAACTCATGTGTTGCCTTGTAAGTTGGTGCTGGGGTGAATTCCCAAGTACCGACAAAGTGAGCATCCGCTCCATTGATGGTTTCTGATGCCTTGTCATAGGACTTGAAGCTCCACGTACCTTCTGCCGTCTTCACTTCTGTTTGACTTGGTTGAGTCGGAGTCGCTTGACTACCGTCTTTCAAGTCTGTTTGGTCTGCTGGAAGCAAGGTTTTCACTTCTTGCGGAAGTTCTTTTCCTGGCGTTCCGCTGACAAATTCATGTGTTGCCTTGTAAGTTGATGCTGGGGTGAATTCCCAAGTACCGACAAAGTGGGCATCCGCTCCATTGATGGTTTCTGATGCCTTGTCATAGGACTTGAAGCTCCATGTACCTTCTGCGGTCTTCACTTCTGTTTGACTTGGTTGAGTCGGAGTCGCTTGACTACCGTCTTTCAAGTCTGTTTGGTCTGCTGGAAGCAAGGTTTTCACTTCTTGTGGAAGTTCTTTTCCTGGCGTTCCGCTGACAAACTCATGTGTTGCCTTGTAAGTTGGTGCTGGGGTGAATTCCCAAGTACCGACAAAGTGAGCATCCGCTCCATTGATGGTTTCTGATGCCTTGTCATAGGACTTGAAGCTCCATGTACCTTCTGCGGTCTTCACTTCTGTTTGGCTTGGTTGCGTTGGAGTTGCTTGACTACCATCTTTCAAGTCTGTTTGGTCTGCTGGAAGCAAGGTTTTCACTTCTTGTGGAAGTTCTTTTCCTGGCGTTCCGCTGACAAACTCATGTGTTGCCTTGTAAGTTGGTGCTGGGGTGAATTCCCAAGTACCGACAAAGTGAGCATCCGCTCCATTGATGGTTTCTGATGCCTTGTCATAGGACTTGAAGCTCCACGTACCTTCTGCCGTCTTCACTTCTGTTTGACTTGGTTGAGTCGGAGTCGCTTGACTACCGTCTTTCAAGTCTGTTTGGTCTGCTGGAAGCAAGGTTTTCACTTCTTGCGGAAGTTCTTTTCCTGGCGTTCCGCTGACAAATTCATGTGTTGCCTTGTAAGTTGGTGCTGGGGTAAATTCCCAAGTACCGACAAAGTGGGCATCCGCTCCATTGATGGTTTCTGATGCCTTGTCATAGGACTTGAAGCTCCAAGTACCTTCTGCTGTCTTCACTTCCGTTTGACTTGGTTGTGTTGGCGTTACTTGACTGCCATTAGGTAAATTCTTTTCTGTTGCTGGAAGCAAATCTTTCACTTCTTGTGGCAACTCTTTACCTGGAGTTCCACTGACAAATTCATGGTGTTTTTCGTAAAGAAGAGCAGTGCTCACCTGATTAGAAGGAGCTGATAAGTTATCAACATGCAAGGTTACAGTGTTGTTAATTTTTTCAGGTCCCTTTTCTTCCACTTTTTTGTTTGTAGTAGTATTATAAGTTACAATAATTTCAGCAGAAGAATTTGCTTTTATGTATTCAGGTGTCATTTTAACAGTAACTGTTTGACCTGATTTCTCGATCGTATAGTCACGTCCTTCTTGCAGAGTCACTCCACCTGATTCAACTTTAAGTTCTTGATAATCAAGGCGCTCATCAAAATTCTGAACCATTTCGATAGATGAAGGCGCTGCTAAAAGATCTTTGCCAGGAACCGGAACTTTAAACCTTGCTTTATAAGTGATATTTTGCCCCTCTTTAGCTGGAATCTCTGTAGGATCAACTTCTAGAACAGGGCTAGGATCAAGTTTTTCAACATAGAGACCAAAGACGGCCGAAGCAACCTCTGTTGATGAATAAGCAAAATTCATCCTATTACTATTCGATCGAAGGGCGAAACCAGAGATATTGTTCTCAGAATAGCTACCACTTGTAATCTGAGTCGCAATCCAAGCAGTTCGTTCTCCTTGGTCTTCCTGTTTCAAAACATTGGCATTGTTCATCAGACGAAGATTAACATCATTTTGATAACCTTTAATATAGAAGGTTTCCTTC
The sequence above is a segment of the Streptococcus oralis ATCC 35037 genome. Coding sequences within it:
- a CDS encoding HIT family protein — its product is MSDCIFCKIIAGEIPASKVYEDEQVLAFLDISQVTPGHTLVVPKEHYHNLLEMDAASASQLFAQVPTVAQKVMKATKAAGMNIIANCEEVAGQTVFHTHVHLVPRYGADDDLKIDFIAHEPDFDKLVQVAETIKNA
- the dnaJ gene encoding molecular chaperone DnaJ; its protein translation is MNNTEFYDRLGVSKNASADEIKKAYRKLSKKYHPDINKEPGAEEKYKEVQEAYETLSDDQKRAAYDQYGAAGANGGFGGAGGFGGFDGAGGFGGFEDIFSSFFGGGGASRNPNSPRQGDDLQYRVNLTFEEAIFGTEKEVKYNREASCRTCNGSGAKPGTSPVTCGRCHGAGVINVDTQTPLGMMRRQVTCDVCHGRGKEIKDPCTTCHGTGHEKQAHSVHVKIPAGVETGQQIRLAGQGEAGFNGGPYGDLYVVVSVEASDKFEREGTTIFYKLNLNIVQATLGDTVEIPTVHGDVELVIPEGTQTGKKFRLRGKGAPSLRGGAVGDQYVTVNVVTPTGLNDRQKAALKEFAAAGDLKVNPKKKGFFDHIKDAFEGE
- the dnaK gene encoding molecular chaperone DnaK, translating into MSKIIGIDLGTTNSAVAVLEGTESKIIANPEGNRTTPSVVSFKNGEIIVGDAAKRQAVTNPDTVISIKSKMGTSEKVSANGKEYTPQEISAMILQYLKGYAEEYLGEKVTKAVITVPAYFNDAQRQATKDAGKIAGLEVERIVNEPTAAALAYGLDKTDKEEKILVFDLGGGTFDVSILELGDGVFDVLSTAGDNKLGGDDFDQKIIDHLVAEFKKENGIDLSTDKMAMQRLKDAAEKAKKDLSGVTSTQISLPFITAGEAGPLHLEMTLTRAKFDDLTRDLVERTKVPVRQALSDAGLSLSEIDEVILVGGSTRIPAVVEAVKAETGKEPNKSVNPDEVVAMGAAIQGGVITGDVKDVVLLDVTPLSLGIETMGGVFTKLIDRNTTIPTSKSQVFSTAADNQPAVDIHVLQGERPMAADNKTLGRFQLTDIPAAPRGIPQIEVTFDIDKNGIVSVKAKDLGTQKEQTIVIQSNSGLTDEEIDRMMKDAEANAEADKKRKEEVDLRNEVDQAIFATEKTIKETEGKGFDAERDAAQAALDDLKKAQEDNNLDEMKAKLEALNEKAQGLAVKLYEQAAAAQQAQAGAEGAQATGNAGDDVVDGEFTEK
- the grpE gene encoding nucleotide exchange factor GrpE, coding for MAQDIKNEEMKEEEVVETTEETTPEKSELDLANERADEFENKYLRAHAEMQNIQRRANEERQNLQRYRSQDLAKAILPSLDNLERALAVEGLTDDVKKGLEMVQESLVYALKEEGIEEIAADGEFDHNYHMAIQTLPADDEHPADTIAQVFQKGYKLHDRILRPAMVVVYN
- the hrcA gene encoding heat-inducible transcriptional repressor HrcA; translation: MVTERQQDILNLIIDIFTKTHEPVGSKALQESINSSSATIRNDMAALEKQGLLEKAHTSSGRMPSVAGFQYYVKHSLAFDRLAENEVYEIVKAFDQEFFKLEDILQEAANLLTELSGCTVVALDVEPSRQRLTAFDIVVLGQHTALAVFTLDESRTVTSQFLIPRNFLQEDLLKLKSIIQERFLGHTVLDIHYKIRTEIPQIIQRYFTTTDNVMDLFEHIFREMFNENIVVAGKVNLLNFANLAAYQFFDQPQKVALEIRESLHEDQMQNVRVADSQESCLADLAVISSKFLIPYRGFGILAIIGPVNLDYQQLVNQVNVVNRVLTMKLTDFYRYLSSNHYEVH
- a CDS encoding DUF2812 domain-containing protein; the protein is MNSEVQFRIFTIVDLDKEEEYLHEMHLKGWRYRTNRFGFFYFEQCQPDDVIYHIYDSRFFKKYKHELQDFRNRGWELIETDFCLILRKPTSDILSEDQVYMSKGLRWEVMRSRLRSCIATFSGGLVVFMSLYRENLSQSFFIIFVLYACLISYLIYGFFRLKRKYQVDEK
- a CDS encoding DUF2812 domain-containing protein → MEKKNVYRIFTIADYEREALYFREMHAKGWKLRKVSYSILLFVVKYTFEKCQPEQVSYQLDFYPMKTSEKTSYLQLFKDCGWEHITDFNGFSYFRKAHSEIESDAEFEIYNDATGKLDMVHRILRLRLLPVLFFLSMLIPLFLKLLSERDVFSGLVFLLTIIDCVLLLALVVQISYIFWKLFQKWKELSDK
- a CDS encoding PadR family transcriptional regulator — encoded protein: MELTDKIRRVYLPMTETGFYILFCLQKENHGYGITQKVKEMTDSQVLISPGTMYGTLSKMENDGLISFIREEEKRKIYQITDLGRKVLDIELKRIERLYRNSREEG